Below is a genomic region from Acidimicrobiales bacterium.
GCCTCATCTGGTGGACCGACACCGGTGTGCACCAGAACCTGACCTTCCCAGTGCAGCCTGATCCAGTCAGCGGTATGCATTGCTGGCTACAGCGGGTCACTGTGGGACCAGCCGACCCGGGTGACGCCTACGGCGACGTAGTGGTCGACACCGAGGCGTCGCACCGGATCTTCGAGGAGTGGTTGGCCAAGACCCGCCCCGGCCCCGGTCCGGACAACCTCCGGCGCCCACTGTGGATGGCCCGCCCGGTCAAGCCGCAGGCCTCGGCGTATCACTACGACGCCTAACCGGGTGTCCCGGGCCCAGACGGCCTCAGAGATATGCGTTGGCCGACAAGTCGCCAGGGACGATTGAGTCCACGACGGCTCGCAGCGTCGACTCGAACACCGCCGGGAGGTCGGCTGGCTCAGCCAACGCCTCCCGGGTAGCCGGGTTCAGGTCCTCGTCGTCGGCGTCGTGGTCGGCCAGCACGGTGGTCCGGCGGAGAGCCTCCGGCGCCTGGTCGGTCCGCAGGGCTGCCACTAGAAAGCCGCCCACGCAAGCA
It encodes:
- a CDS encoding formate dehydrogenase produces the protein IQSWRTEGIRPGVVAASHHMGRWRLEEDDARSWGAGKASIERGDDGRWRLRREHGHEPYESDEPDTGLIWWTDTGVHQNLTFPVQPDPVSGMHCWLQRVTVGPADPGDAYGDVVVDTEASHRIFEEWLAKTRPGPGPDNLRRPLWMARPVKPQASAYHYDA